One window of Kosakonia cowanii JCM 10956 = DSM 18146 genomic DNA carries:
- a CDS encoding rhodanese-like domain-containing protein — protein sequence MQEIMQFIGRNPILCIGWLALFAAVLYTTFKGVASKVKVISRGEATRLINKEDAVVVDLRQRDDFRKGHIAGAVNLLPGEIKANNVGELEKRKSTPIIVVDGTGLQAQTPANELVKAGFEKVFVLKDGVSGWVGENLPLVRGK from the coding sequence ATGCAAGAAATTATGCAATTTATTGGACGCAACCCGATACTCTGTATCGGCTGGCTTGCGTTGTTCGCCGCGGTGTTATACACGACCTTCAAAGGCGTCGCGTCGAAAGTGAAAGTGATTTCCCGTGGCGAAGCCACGCGCCTCATCAACAAAGAAGATGCGGTGGTTGTGGACTTACGTCAGCGCGATGATTTCCGTAAAGGTCATATCGCCGGCGCGGTGAATTTGCTGCCAGGCGAGATCAAAGCCAATAATGTAGGTGAGCTTGAAAAACGTAAAAGCACGCCGATTATTGTTGTAGACGGTACCGGCCTGCAGGCGCAGACCCCGGCAAACGAGCTGGTAAAAGCCGGTTTCGAGAAAGTCTTTGTGCTCAAAGATGGCGTCTCCGGCTGGGTCGGCGAAAATCTGCCGTTAGTACGCGGTAAATAA
- the grxC gene encoding glutaredoxin 3 has translation MANIEIYTKATCPFCHRAKALLSSKGVDFAELPIDGDMVKREEMIQRSGRTTVPQIFIDAQHIGGCDDLFALDARGGLDPLLG, from the coding sequence ATGGCCAATATTGAGATCTACACCAAAGCAACCTGCCCGTTTTGCCACCGCGCAAAAGCGCTGCTGAGCAGCAAAGGCGTTGATTTTGCCGAGCTGCCGATCGATGGCGACATGGTAAAACGTGAAGAGATGATTCAACGTAGTGGCCGTACCACGGTTCCGCAGATCTTTATTGATGCACAGCATATCGGCGGCTGCGACGATTTATTTGCGCTGGATGCGCGTGGCGGATTGGATCCGCTGTTAGGTTAA
- the secB gene encoding protein-export chaperone SecB, producing MSELNNTEMTFQIQRIYTKDISFEAPNAPHIFQKEWQPEVKLDLDTASTQLADGVYEVVLRVTVTASLGEETGFLCEVQQGGIFSIDGIEGTQMAHCLGAYCPNILFPYARECITSLVSRGTFPQLNLAPVNFDALFMNYLQQQTGEGAEQHQDA from the coding sequence ATGTCTGAGCTAAACAACACCGAAATGACTTTCCAGATTCAGCGTATCTACACGAAAGATATCTCTTTCGAAGCGCCGAATGCGCCGCACATCTTTCAGAAAGAGTGGCAGCCGGAAGTCAAACTGGACCTCGACACCGCGTCAACGCAGCTGGCGGACGGCGTGTATGAAGTGGTTCTGCGCGTAACCGTAACTGCCTCACTGGGCGAAGAGACCGGCTTCCTGTGCGAAGTACAGCAGGGCGGCATCTTCTCTATCGACGGTATCGAAGGCACCCAGATGGCGCACTGCCTGGGCGCATACTGCCCGAACATCCTGTTCCCGTATGCCCGTGAATGCATCACCAGCCTGGTTTCCCGCGGTACATTCCCGCAACTGAACCTTGCACCGGTCAACTTTGATGCGCTGTTCATGAACTACCTGCAACAGCAGACTGGCGAAGGTGCCGAACAACATCAGGATGCCTGA
- the gpsA gene encoding NAD(P)H-dependent glycerol-3-phosphate dehydrogenase: MNALNAAMTVIGAGSYGTALAITLARNGHQVVLWGHDPKHIATLQRDRCNVAFLPDVPFPDTLELESDLARALAASRDILVVVPSHVFGEVLAQIKPLMRSDARIVWATKGLEAETGRLLQDVAREVLGSSIPLAVISGPTFAKELAAGMPTAISLASTDPQFADDLQQLLHCGKSLRVYSNPDFIGVQLGGAVKNVIAIGAGMSDGIGFGANARTALITRGLTEMSRLGAALGADPATFMGMAGLGDLVLTCTDNQSRNRRFGMMLGQGMDVEGAQEKIGQVVEGYRNTKEVRALAHRFGVEMPITEEIYQVLYCGKNAREAALTLLGRARKDEQ, translated from the coding sequence ATGAACGCACTTAATGCTGCAATGACTGTGATCGGTGCCGGCTCTTACGGCACCGCTCTTGCCATCACGCTGGCAAGAAATGGCCACCAAGTTGTGCTGTGGGGCCATGACCCGAAACATATCGCGACGCTGCAACGCGACCGTTGCAACGTGGCGTTCCTGCCCGATGTACCTTTCCCCGACACCCTTGAGCTTGAGAGCGACCTTGCCCGCGCGCTGGCCGCCAGCCGCGACATTCTGGTCGTTGTGCCAAGCCACGTCTTTGGCGAGGTGCTGGCGCAGATCAAACCGCTAATGCGCAGCGATGCGCGCATTGTCTGGGCGACAAAAGGGCTGGAGGCAGAAACCGGGCGTCTGTTACAGGACGTGGCGCGTGAAGTCTTAGGCTCCTCTATTCCGCTGGCGGTGATCTCCGGCCCGACGTTCGCCAAAGAGCTGGCGGCGGGAATGCCGACGGCAATCTCTTTAGCCTCCACCGACCCGCAGTTTGCCGACGATCTTCAGCAACTGCTGCACTGCGGCAAGAGCCTTCGCGTCTACAGCAACCCGGACTTCATTGGCGTGCAGCTTGGCGGCGCGGTGAAGAACGTGATTGCGATTGGCGCAGGCATGTCTGATGGCATCGGCTTTGGCGCGAATGCGCGCACGGCGCTCATCACGCGCGGTCTGACTGAGATGTCGCGGCTTGGCGCGGCGCTGGGTGCCGATCCTGCTACCTTTATGGGCATGGCGGGGCTGGGCGATCTGGTGCTGACCTGTACCGACAATCAGTCGCGTAACCGCCGTTTTGGCATGATGCTCGGTCAGGGCATGGATGTCGAAGGCGCGCAGGAGAAGATAGGCCAGGTGGTTGAGGGCTATCGCAATACCAAAGAAGTGCGCGCGCTGGCGCACCGGTTCGGCGTCGAAATGCCAATAACCGAGGAAATTTATCAGGTATTGTATTGCGGAAAAAATGCGCGCGAGGCAGCATTAACGCTGTTGGGCCGCGCCCGCAAGGATGAGCAATAA
- the cysE gene encoding serine O-acetyltransferase — protein MPCEELDLVWKNIKAEARALADCEPMLASFYHATLLKHENLGSALSYMLANKLASPIMPAIAIREVVEEAYAADPEMIASAACDIQAVRTRDPAVDKYSTPLLYLKGFHALQAHRIGHWLWTQGRQALAIFLQNQVSVSFQVDIHPAATIGRGIMLDHATGIVVGETAVIEDDVSILQSVTLGGTGKTSGDRHPKIREGVMIGAGAKILGNIEVGRGAKIGAGSVVLQPVPPHTTAAGVPARIVGKPESDKPAMDMDQHFSGANHGFEYGDGI, from the coding sequence ATGCCGTGTGAAGAACTGGATCTGGTCTGGAAAAATATCAAAGCCGAAGCCCGCGCGCTGGCGGACTGTGAACCGATGCTGGCCAGTTTTTATCACGCAACCTTACTCAAGCATGAAAACCTCGGCAGTGCCCTGAGCTATATGCTGGCGAACAAGCTGGCGTCGCCGATTATGCCCGCCATCGCCATTCGCGAAGTGGTGGAAGAGGCCTACGCCGCAGACCCGGAGATGATCGCCTCCGCCGCCTGTGATATTCAGGCCGTGCGCACCCGCGACCCGGCGGTGGATAAATACTCAACGCCGCTGCTCTACCTGAAAGGGTTCCACGCCCTGCAGGCGCACCGTATTGGTCACTGGCTGTGGACGCAGGGCCGACAGGCGCTGGCGATTTTCCTGCAAAACCAGGTCTCAGTGAGCTTCCAGGTTGATATTCATCCGGCAGCGACCATCGGTCGCGGCATCATGCTCGACCACGCCACCGGCATTGTGGTGGGGGAAACGGCGGTTATCGAAGATGACGTGTCGATTCTGCAATCGGTTACCCTCGGCGGCACCGGCAAAACCAGCGGCGATCGCCATCCTAAGATCCGTGAAGGGGTGATGATTGGCGCAGGGGCGAAGATCCTCGGCAATATCGAAGTGGGGCGCGGCGCGAAAATCGGTGCCGGCTCCGTGGTGTTGCAGCCCGTACCGCCGCATACCACCGCCGCAGGCGTTCCGGCGCGTATCGTTGGTAAGCCAGAGAGCGACAAGCCGGCGATGGATATGGATCAGCATTTCAGTGGAGCCAATCACGGGTTTGAGTACGGCGACGGTATTTGA
- the trmL gene encoding tRNA (uridine(34)/cytosine(34)/5-carboxymethylaminomethyluridine(34)-2'-O)-methyltransferase TrmL, whose product MLNIVLFEPEIPPNTGNIIRLCANTGFRLHIIEPMGFTWDDKRLRRAGLDYHEFTAVQRHADYDAFMAAAQPQRLFALTTKGTPAHSAVSFADGDYLMFGPETRGLPATILDALPPEQKIRIPMMPDSRSMNLSNAVSVVVYEAWRQLGYPGAVLRS is encoded by the coding sequence ATGCTGAACATTGTCTTATTTGAACCTGAGATCCCGCCCAATACCGGGAACATTATCCGCCTGTGCGCTAACACTGGCTTTCGTCTGCATATCATCGAGCCGATGGGCTTTACCTGGGACGATAAGCGCCTGCGCCGTGCAGGGCTGGATTACCACGAATTCACCGCCGTGCAGCGCCACGCTGATTACGACGCCTTTATGGCCGCCGCTCAGCCTCAGCGCCTGTTTGCGCTGACCACCAAAGGGACGCCCGCGCACAGTGCCGTGTCGTTTGCCGATGGGGATTATTTAATGTTCGGCCCGGAAACCCGCGGCCTGCCCGCCACCATTCTTGATGCGCTACCGCCGGAGCAGAAGATCCGTATTCCGATGATGCCGGACAGCCGCAGCATGAACCTTTCCAATGCGGTGTCGGTAGTGGTGTATGAAGCCTGGCGCCAGCTCGGTTATCCCGGCGCGGTGTTGCGCAGCTGA
- the lldD gene encoding FMN-dependent L-lactate dehydrogenase LldD, translating to MIISAASDYRAAAKRVLPPFLFHYIDGGAYAEYTLRRNVEDLSQVALRQRVLKNMSDLSLETTLFKEQLSMPVALAPVGLCGMYARRGEVQAAGAADAKGIPFTLSTVSVCPIEEVAPTIKRPMWFQLYVLRDRGFMRNALERAKAAGCSTLVFTVDMPTPGARYRDAHSGMSGPNAALRRYWQSVMHPQWAWDVGVNGRPHDLGNISAYLGKPTGLEDYIGWLANNFDPSISWKDLEWIREFWDGPMVIKGILDPEDARDAVRFGADGIVVSNHGGRQLDGVLSSARALPAIADAVKGDIAILADSGIRNGLDVVRMIALGADTVLLGRAYLYALATHGRQGVANLLDLIEKEMRVAMTLTGAKSIREISKESLVQAQSEIPAALAPLSHGDAA from the coding sequence ATGATTATTTCCGCAGCCAGCGACTATCGCGCCGCGGCAAAACGCGTTCTGCCGCCGTTCCTGTTTCACTATATTGACGGTGGCGCTTACGCCGAATATACCCTGCGCCGCAACGTCGAGGATTTATCGCAGGTCGCGCTCCGCCAGCGGGTGCTGAAGAATATGTCCGACCTGAGCCTTGAGACCACGCTGTTCAAGGAGCAGCTATCAATGCCGGTCGCGCTGGCACCCGTCGGGCTGTGCGGGATGTATGCCCGTCGCGGCGAAGTGCAGGCCGCAGGCGCAGCAGATGCCAAAGGCATCCCCTTTACCTTGTCGACCGTCTCCGTCTGCCCGATTGAAGAGGTGGCACCAACCATTAAGCGCCCGATGTGGTTCCAGCTCTATGTGCTGCGCGATCGTGGCTTTATGCGTAATGCGCTGGAGCGGGCAAAGGCAGCGGGCTGTTCCACGCTGGTGTTTACCGTCGATATGCCGACCCCCGGCGCGCGTTATCGCGATGCGCACTCCGGGATGAGCGGGCCAAACGCCGCACTGCGCCGCTACTGGCAGTCGGTGATGCATCCGCAGTGGGCGTGGGATGTTGGCGTCAATGGCCGTCCTCACGACCTGGGCAATATCTCTGCGTACCTCGGGAAGCCAACCGGGTTGGAGGATTATATTGGCTGGCTGGCGAACAACTTCGATCCCTCTATCTCGTGGAAGGACCTGGAGTGGATCCGCGAATTCTGGGATGGCCCGATGGTGATCAAAGGGATCCTCGATCCGGAAGATGCCCGCGACGCGGTGCGTTTTGGCGCGGATGGGATCGTCGTCTCTAACCACGGCGGTCGCCAGCTTGATGGCGTGCTCTCTTCGGCGCGCGCGCTGCCAGCGATTGCCGATGCGGTGAAGGGCGATATTGCCATCCTTGCGGACAGCGGCATTCGTAACGGCCTTGATGTGGTGCGGATGATTGCGCTCGGCGCCGACACCGTGCTGCTTGGCCGTGCCTATCTCTATGCGCTGGCGACACATGGCCGACAGGGGGTGGCTAACCTGCTGGATCTGATTGAAAAAGAGATGCGCGTGGCAATGACGCTGACCGGCGCGAAATCGATTCGCGAAATCAGTAAAGAGTCGCTGGTGCAGGCGCAGAGCGAGATCCCCGCCGCGCTGGCACCGCTGTCGCACGGCGATGCGGCGTAG
- the lldR gene encoding transcriptional regulator LldR — MSVLPRRLADEVADRVRALIAEQQLEAGMKLPAERQLAVQLGVSRNSLREALAMLVNEGVLLSRRGGGTFVRWQHEAWSEQNIVQPLKTLLNDDPDYSFDILEARHAIEASTAWHAAMRATDADKEKIVLCFEASQSDDPDLASQADVRFHLAIAEASHNVVLLQTMRGFFDLLQSSVKQSRQRMYLVPPVFARLTEQHRTVMNAILAGDAEGARQAMMAHLAFVHTTIRQFDEDRARQARITRLPDEQLIHLREKKA; from the coding sequence ATGAGCGTATTACCCAGACGCCTGGCTGACGAGGTTGCTGACCGCGTACGGGCGTTAATTGCAGAACAACAACTGGAAGCGGGCATGAAGCTGCCCGCCGAGCGCCAGCTTGCCGTGCAGCTTGGCGTATCACGCAACTCCTTACGCGAAGCGCTGGCAATGCTGGTCAACGAAGGCGTGCTGTTAAGCCGCCGCGGTGGTGGAACCTTTGTGCGCTGGCAGCATGAGGCGTGGTCGGAGCAGAATATCGTCCAGCCGCTGAAAACACTGCTCAATGACGACCCCGATTACAGCTTTGATATTCTCGAAGCCCGCCACGCCATTGAGGCCAGCACCGCCTGGCATGCGGCGATGCGCGCGACCGACGCCGATAAAGAGAAAATCGTGCTCTGCTTTGAGGCATCGCAATCCGATGACCCGGATCTCGCCTCGCAGGCGGATGTGCGTTTCCATCTGGCAATCGCCGAAGCCTCACACAATGTGGTGTTGCTGCAAACCATGCGCGGTTTCTTCGACCTGCTGCAATCCTCGGTCAAGCAGAGCCGCCAGCGCATGTACCTTGTTCCGCCGGTTTTCGCCCGGCTTACGGAGCAACACCGCACGGTGATGAACGCCATTCTTGCGGGCGATGCGGAGGGCGCGCGTCAGGCGATGATGGCGCACCTCGCATTCGTCCACACCACGATTCGCCAGTTTGACGAAGACCGGGCCCGCCAGGCGCGCATTACCCGCCTGCCCGACGAGCAACTGATTCATTTAAGGGAGAAAAAAGCATGA
- the lldP gene encoding L-lactate permease → MTLWQQNYDPAGNLWLSSLIASLPILFFFFALIKLKLKGYVAASWTVAIALAVALLFYKMPVDRALASVVYGFFYGLWPIAWIIIAAVFVYKISVKTGQFDIIRSSILSITPDQRLQMLIVGFSFGAFLEGAAGFGAPVAITAALLVGLGFNPLYAAGLCLIVNTAPVAFGAMGIPILVAGQVTGLDSFEIGQMVGRQLPFLTIIVLFWIMAIMDGWRGVKETWPAVVVAGGSFAIAQYLSSNFIGPELPDIISSLVSLVCLTLFLKRWKPVRIFRFGDMGASQVDLDLSRTKYSAGQILRAWSPFLFLTATVTLWSVPPFKALFAPGGALYDWVFNISVPHLDKLVARMPPVVNAATPYAAVYKFDWFSATGTAILFAAILSIVWLKMKPKDAITTFAGTLKELALPIYSIGMVLAFAFISNYSGLSSTLALALAHTGSAFTFFSPFLGWLGVFLTGSDTSSNALFAALQATAAQQIGVSDVLMVAANTTGGVTGKMISPQSIAIACAAVGLVGKESDLFRFTVKHSLIFTCMVGVITTLQAYVLTWMIP, encoded by the coding sequence ATGACGCTCTGGCAACAGAACTATGACCCGGCTGGCAATCTCTGGCTTTCCAGCCTCATCGCATCGCTTCCGATCCTGTTCTTCTTTTTCGCGCTGATAAAACTGAAGCTCAAAGGCTACGTTGCCGCAAGCTGGACCGTTGCCATCGCCCTTGCCGTTGCGCTGCTGTTCTACAAAATGCCGGTGGATCGCGCGCTGGCGTCGGTGGTGTACGGCTTTTTCTATGGTCTGTGGCCCATCGCGTGGATTATTATCGCCGCCGTCTTTGTCTATAAGATCTCCGTCAAAACCGGCCAATTCGACATTATTCGCTCGTCGATTCTCTCCATTACGCCAGACCAGCGTTTGCAGATGCTGATTGTCGGTTTCTCGTTTGGCGCGTTTCTGGAAGGGGCCGCCGGCTTTGGCGCGCCGGTGGCGATCACCGCCGCCCTGCTGGTGGGGCTGGGCTTTAACCCGCTCTATGCCGCCGGGCTGTGCCTGATTGTGAATACCGCGCCGGTGGCCTTCGGTGCGATGGGGATTCCGATTCTGGTTGCCGGCCAGGTGACCGGGCTGGACAGCTTCGAAATCGGCCAGATGGTGGGCCGCCAGCTCCCCTTCCTGACCATTATTGTGCTCTTCTGGATCATGGCGATTATGGATGGCTGGCGCGGGGTGAAAGAGACCTGGCCTGCGGTAGTGGTTGCCGGGGGGTCGTTTGCCATTGCGCAGTATCTCAGTTCTAACTTTATCGGCCCGGAGCTACCGGACATCATCTCCTCGCTGGTGTCGCTGGTCTGCCTGACGCTGTTCCTCAAACGCTGGAAGCCAGTGCGCATTTTCCGCTTTGGTGATATGGGCGCGTCGCAGGTCGATCTCGATCTCTCCCGCACGAAATACAGCGCCGGGCAGATCCTGCGCGCCTGGTCGCCGTTCCTGTTCCTGACTGCAACCGTGACGCTGTGGAGCGTTCCACCCTTTAAAGCGCTCTTTGCGCCGGGTGGCGCGCTCTACGACTGGGTGTTTAATATCTCTGTGCCGCACCTTGATAAGCTGGTGGCGCGCATGCCGCCGGTGGTGAACGCCGCCACGCCGTATGCAGCGGTCTATAAGTTTGACTGGTTCTCTGCCACCGGCACCGCCATTCTCTTTGCGGCAATCCTCTCGATTGTGTGGCTGAAGATGAAACCGAAGGATGCCATCACCACTTTTGCCGGTACGCTGAAAGAGCTGGCGCTGCCTATCTACTCTATCGGCATGGTGCTGGCTTTCGCCTTTATCTCCAACTACTCGGGCCTGTCGTCGACGCTGGCATTAGCGCTGGCACACACCGGCAGTGCGTTTACCTTTTTCTCGCCGTTCCTGGGCTGGCTGGGGGTCTTTTTGACCGGCTCCGACACCTCATCAAACGCGCTGTTTGCCGCGCTGCAAGCCACCGCCGCGCAGCAGATTGGCGTCTCGGATGTGCTGATGGTAGCGGCTAACACCACCGGCGGCGTCACCGGCAAGATGATCTCGCCGCAGTCCATCGCTATCGCCTGTGCGGCGGTGGGACTTGTGGGCAAAGAGTCCGATCTCTTTCGCTTTACCGTCAAACACAGCCTGATATTCACCTGCATGGTCGGCGTGATCACCACCCTGCAGGCTTATGTGCTGACCTGGATGATCCCATGA
- a CDS encoding YibL family ribosome-associated protein, with translation MKEVEKNEIKRLSDRLDAIRHQQAELSLVDAAEKYAELEKEKTTLETEIARLRDQYSQKLSKEAQKLTQMRYSRPITKKEQADLGKLKKSVRGIVVVHPMTALGREMGLDAMTGFANTEF, from the coding sequence ATGAAAGAAGTCGAAAAAAACGAAATTAAGCGTCTGAGCGACCGTCTCGACGCCATCCGCCACCAGCAGGCGGAGCTCTCTCTGGTTGATGCGGCTGAGAAGTACGCCGAACTGGAAAAAGAGAAGACCACGCTGGAAACCGAAATCGCCCGTCTGCGCGACCAGTACAGCCAGAAGCTGAGTAAAGAGGCGCAGAAGCTGACGCAAATGCGCTACAGCCGCCCGATTACCAAGAAAGAGCAGGCTGACCTCGGCAAGCTGAAAAAAAGCGTGCGCGGGATTGTCGTGGTTCACCCGATGACGGCGCTGGGCCGTGAAATGGGCCTCGACGCGATGACCGGTTTCGCCAACACCGAGTTCTGA
- the mtlR gene encoding mannitol operon repressor MtlR: MPILAREIPRQLTKLSDMQAIMEHTQAFENRVLERLNAGKTVRSFLIAAVELLNEAINILVLQVFRKDDYAVKYAVEPLLDGDGPLGNLSVRLKLIYGLGVISRAEYEDAELLMALREELNHDGTEYAFTDDEILGPFGELHCVAALPPQPVFDTSDADFFAMQKQRYQQVVRSTMVLSLTELISRISLKKAFQK, translated from the coding sequence ATGCCGATATTGGCGCGGGAGATCCCGCGCCAGCTAACGAAGTTGTCAGATATGCAGGCAATAATGGAACACACCCAGGCTTTCGAAAACCGTGTACTCGAGCGTCTGAATGCGGGAAAAACCGTGCGCAGTTTTTTGATTGCCGCCGTTGAGTTGCTCAACGAAGCGATCAACATCCTCGTGCTGCAGGTGTTTCGCAAAGATGACTACGCGGTGAAATATGCCGTCGAGCCGCTGCTGGACGGTGACGGCCCGCTGGGCAATTTGTCTGTGCGTTTGAAGCTGATTTACGGCCTCGGGGTTATCTCGCGGGCCGAGTATGAAGATGCCGAGCTGCTGATGGCGCTGCGCGAAGAGCTGAACCACGATGGCACCGAGTACGCCTTCACCGATGATGAGATCCTCGGGCCGTTTGGCGAGCTGCACTGCGTCGCCGCCCTGCCGCCTCAGCCTGTGTTCGATACCAGCGATGCAGATTTTTTCGCCATGCAAAAACAGCGTTATCAGCAGGTGGTGCGCTCCACCATGGTGCTCTCGCTCACCGAGCTGATCTCACGGATCAGCTTAAAAAAAGCATTCCAGAAGTAA
- a CDS encoding PTS mannitol transporter subunit IICBA translates to MSSDIKIKVQSFGRFLSNMVMPNIGAFIAWGIITALFIPTGWLPNETLAKLVGPMITYLLPLLIGFTGGRLVGGDRGGVVGAITTMGVIVGADMPMFLGAMIAGPLGGYCIKKFDAAVDGKIKSGFEMLVNNFSAGIIGMILAILAFLAIGPAVEVLSKALAAGVNFMVVHDMLPLASIFVEPAKILFLNNAINHGIFSPLGIQQSHEIGKSIFFLIEANPGPGMGILLAYMFFGRGSAKQSAGGAAIIHFLGGIHEIYFPYVLMNPRLLIAVILGGMTGVFTLSVLNGGLVSPASPGSILAVLAMTPKGAYFANLAAIFAAMIVSFVIAAILLKTSKVKEDEDDIEAATRRMHDMKAESKGAAAAQGTKDVTNDLSHVRKIIVACDAGMGSSAMGAGVLRKKVQDAGLTNISVTNSAINSLPSDVDLVITHRDLTERAMRQAPQAQHISLTNFLDSGLYTGLTERLVAAQRHTTNEAKVNSSLQDSFDTSNTHLFKLGAENIFLGCSATQKEEAIRFAGEQLVKGGYVQPEYIDAMLEREKMTPTYLGQSIAVPHGTVEAKDRVLKTGVVFCQYPQGVRFGEEEDEIAHLVIGIAARNNEHIQVITSLTNALDDETIVERLSHTTSVEEVLALLNQ, encoded by the coding sequence ATGTCATCCGATATCAAGATCAAGGTGCAAAGCTTTGGTCGTTTCCTGAGCAATATGGTGATGCCGAATATCGGCGCCTTTATCGCGTGGGGGATTATCACCGCCCTGTTTATTCCGACAGGATGGTTACCTAACGAGACGCTGGCGAAACTCGTCGGCCCGATGATTACCTACCTGCTGCCACTGCTGATCGGTTTTACCGGCGGTCGCCTGGTAGGCGGCGATCGCGGCGGCGTGGTCGGTGCTATCACCACCATGGGCGTGATCGTGGGCGCGGATATGCCGATGTTCCTCGGCGCGATGATTGCAGGCCCGCTGGGCGGCTACTGCATCAAGAAATTTGACGCGGCCGTCGACGGTAAGATCAAGTCCGGTTTCGAAATGCTGGTGAACAACTTCTCCGCGGGCATCATCGGGATGATCCTCGCCATTCTGGCGTTTCTGGCGATTGGCCCGGCGGTGGAAGTGCTCTCTAAAGCGCTCGCTGCGGGCGTGAACTTTATGGTGGTTCACGACATGCTGCCGCTGGCCTCTATCTTCGTTGAGCCGGCGAAAATCCTCTTCCTTAACAACGCCATCAACCACGGTATCTTCTCGCCGCTGGGTATTCAGCAGTCCCATGAGATCGGCAAGTCCATCTTCTTCCTGATCGAAGCAAACCCGGGTCCGGGTATGGGTATCCTGCTGGCCTATATGTTCTTCGGTCGCGGTAGCGCGAAGCAGTCTGCGGGCGGCGCGGCGATTATCCACTTCCTCGGCGGGATCCATGAGATTTACTTCCCGTACGTGCTGATGAACCCGCGTCTGCTGATTGCGGTGATCCTCGGCGGTATGACCGGCGTCTTTACCCTGAGCGTGCTCAACGGCGGCCTGGTCTCTCCGGCTTCTCCGGGCTCTATCCTCGCGGTACTGGCGATGACGCCAAAAGGCGCTTACTTCGCTAACCTCGCGGCGATTTTCGCAGCCATGATTGTCTCCTTCGTTATCGCGGCAATCCTGCTGAAAACCAGCAAAGTGAAAGAGGACGAGGACGATATCGAAGCGGCAACCCGCCGTATGCACGATATGAAAGCCGAATCCAAAGGCGCTGCGGCTGCGCAGGGCACAAAAGATGTCACTAACGATCTGAGCCACGTGCGCAAAATCATCGTCGCATGTGATGCCGGGATGGGCTCCAGCGCCATGGGCGCCGGCGTGCTGCGTAAGAAAGTGCAGGATGCGGGTCTGACCAACATCTCTGTTACCAACAGCGCGATTAACAGTCTGCCGTCCGATGTCGACCTGGTGATTACGCACCGCGACCTGACCGAGCGCGCCATGCGCCAGGCACCGCAAGCGCAGCATATCTCGCTGACCAACTTCCTCGACAGCGGCCTTTACACCGGCCTGACCGAGCGTCTGGTGGCTGCCCAACGCCACACGACTAACGAAGCGAAGGTTAACAGCAGCCTGCAGGATAGCTTTGATACCTCCAACACCCATCTGTTTAAGCTGGGCGCGGAAAATATCTTCCTCGGCTGTAGCGCCACGCAGAAAGAAGAGGCGATTCGCTTTGCCGGTGAGCAGCTGGTCAAAGGCGGCTATGTACAGCCTGAATATATTGACGCGATGCTGGAACGTGAAAAAATGACGCCGACCTATCTGGGCCAGTCTATTGCGGTTCCGCACGGCACGGTGGAAGCGAAAGATCGCGTCCTGAAAACCGGCGTGGTCTTCTGCCAGTATCCGCAGGGCGTGCGCTTCGGTGAAGAAGAGGATGAGATTGCGCATCTGGTGATCGGCATTGCCGCGCGCAATAACGAACACATTCAGGTCATTACCAGCCTGACTAACGCGCTGGATGATGAGACGATTGTCGAACGTCTCTCGCACACCACAAGCGTTGAGGAAGTGCTGGCATTACTGAATCAGTAA